The nucleotide window GGCGGCGCTGGCCGACGAGCAGCAGCAGACCACGGCGGGAGTGGTGGTCGTGCTTGTGGGTCTTGAGGTGCTCGGTCAGGTCCGAGATGCGGCGGGAGAGCATCGCGACCTGAACCTCGGGGGAACCGGTGTCACCCTCCTTGGTGGCGAACTCGGCCATGATCTGCTTCTTCGTAGCGGCGTCGAGCGACACGCGGTACTCCTCTTGGTTTCGGTCCGTGAGCGCCCCTGGTTTGCCTCACAGGGAATCTTGGATGACTCGACCGGACCGTCACACAGCGTACCAGCTGAAAACGGCCCCCCGACCGGGTGGTCGGGGGGCCGTGAATCCGGCGGTCGGCTAGCTGCCGGTGAGTCCGCGGACCTTGCCGTACACCTCCAGGACCGCCAGGCACAGCGGCACCAGGGAGAGCAGGAACAGCCCGTCGAAGATGTCGAAGATCCGGCCCCAGAAGGGGGTGACACCCTTGCGCGGGACGATCAGTCCGACGCCGACGAGCAGGGCGGCGCCCGCCGCGATGCTGCTGGAGAACCAGACGGTGCGGATGTTCAGCGGACCGGAGTCCTGGAAGCGGAGCAGGTCGACGAAGATGTCCGACGGCGGGTTCAGCGCGATGCCCAGGATGAGCAGGACGATCGTCAGGATGCCGGCGATGGTCAGGCAGGCGACCTGCGCGGTGTAGTCGAAGAGCCGGGCCCGGAGCATGATCGTGATACCGGCGGCCAGCGCCAGCAGCTGGGCCCACATGTTGTCGGAGAAGCCGAGGACGACACCGGCGGAGCCGACGACCAGGGCGGCGCAGCCGGCGACCAGGCCGAGCAGCAGCTCGTGGCCGCGCTTGGCCTGGTTGGCGATCTTGACGAAGTCGACGGACTCGGTCTCGCCGCCGTTGTCGTAGGAGCCCTTGGCGATCTGGTCGGGCGACTTGTAGCCGATGGGCAGCCGGGCGAAGCGGGCGGAGAGGCCGGGCAGCCAGGCGACCAGGGCGATCGACACGACGGCGGTGACGGCGGCGACCTCGCGGGGCGCGGCGCCGGTGAGGATCGCGGCGAAGACCGCGAGGGTGCCGATGGCGGCCAGGAACGCGGCTGCCACGAAGGGTGCGTCACCACGCGGCAGCAGGACCACCAGCAGGACGGACGCGATCAGGACGACGACACAGCCGACCAGGAGGTGCAGCCGGCCGGGTCCGGAGCCCTGGTCGACGGGGAAGATGCCCGAGCCGGCGAGCAGCAGGTGCGGCAGCGCGGCCAGGCCGAGCGCGATGGAGGAGCCGTGGTCGTCGTAGACCCGGGCGCGGACGCCGGCCAGTGCGACCAGGACGATGCCGACGACACCGGCGATGATGCCGGGCAGGCGGTGCATGTCGCGGTTCAGGGGGTTGGAGAACCACAGGGCGAACGCCATCATCACGAGCAGCAGGACCCCGGCGGACAGGCCGACGACATGCATGAGGTCGTCGCTCCAGCGGCTGCGGTTGCGCTTGACCGCGGAGGCGACGGCGTCGGAGACGTCGTCGAAGACCGGCAGCGGCAGCGACTCGGCGAACGGCTTCAGCAAAAGAAGGTCGCCGTCGAGGATCTGCTGCTGTGCGAGCGACTGGCCGGCGTCGAGCACCGTGCCGTCGCGGCGTACGAGGTGATAGCCGGTCGGTGCACCTTCGGCCTGGGACTGCCCGGAGAGCCGCAGGATCTCCGGATAGATGTCGACGAGTGCGACATCCTCCGGCAGAGCCACATCGATCCGTGCATCCGGCGCGGCGACAGTGACCCGGCAAAAACCGGTGCCAGTGCTCGTGCTCACCTGGCGGTTCCCCCTATCCGTTGGGCGTTTTGTCGCGTCGCGTGCCCTCTTATAGAGAGCCGTCACTTCGGGGCTGTGGGCACGCTCGCGAGGCGTCAGCGTACCGTCCAATTCAGCGACCGCCCCACCCGCCCCGAGACTTGACGGTTGACAGTAGGATCAACGCCTGGTTCGGGCCAAGCACTTGGCTCGGGGGGACCGTCGAATCCAACGGGGGCGGTCCGAGACTGCGAGATGCATGAAGGACTGATGCCTCGGTGAGCGTTGTCATCGTTAAGCGCCCGCCCCGCGCGCTGCCACCTGAAGTTCCCTCCGAGGAGGTGACACTCGAGGCGCCTCCGGAGCTTCCCCGTGAGGGCGAATCAGAAAACATGCTGATGACCCTTATGCCCATGATGGGTATGGCGTCTTCGGCGGGATTCTTGTTCATGGGCAACCAGCCGTTCATGAAAATCATGGGCGGCTTTATGGTGGCGTCCACCCTGGCAATGGCGATCGTGCAGATCGTCAAGGCTCGCCAAGGGCCTTCCGGGCAAATGCTTCAAGAGCGCCAGGATTACCTCAAGTACCTGACGCAGAAGCGAAAAGAGGTACGGCGCACCGCGCGAAAGCAGCGGGACGCCCAGCTGTACACCCACCCCGATCCGAGCCAGCTGTGGTCGATCGTGGCCGAGGGCAAACGGGTGTGGGAGCGCCGGACGACCGATCCGGACTTCGGGCAGGTACGACTGGGACTGGGGCCGCAGCAGTTGGCCACCCCCCTGCGGGCTCCCGAGACCGCTCCGGTCGACGAGCTGGAGCCGCTGACCGCGCATGCGATGAAGGAATTCCTCGACAAGCACGGCCATTTGGACAGCCTGCCGCTGGCAGTCTCGCTGCGCGCCTTCTACCACCTGACCGTCTCGGGTGACCCGGACACGGTCTACGGCGCCTCGCGCGCCATCATCGCCCAGCTGTGCACCCTGCACTCGCCCGAGGACCTGGTGGTGGCGGTCGTCGCCGCGCCCGGTGCGCAGGCGGAGTGGGAGTGGACCAAGTGGCTGCCGCACGTGCAGGACAAGAGCACCGACGGCGCCGGTTCGCGCCGGCTGGTCGTCGGTGACCTCGGCGAGATCGAGGAGCTGCTGGCGGACGAGCTGGAGGGCCGCGGGCGGTTCAGCCCGCAGGGCACGCCGGTGACCGACACCCCGCACGTGGTGCTCGTGCTGGACGGCGGCGAGGTGCCGATGGACTCGGTGATCGCCGGGGCCGAGGGCCTGCAGGGCGTCACCATCCTGGAGGTCGTGCCGGGCGATCTGGACGAGATCCGCGGCGGTCTGGCCGTGCAGGTGTGGCCGGGCAAGCTGATGCTGGAGTCGGCCGGCGGCGCGGTCTACCACGGTGTGTGCGACACCCTGTCGATCCCCGAGGCGGAGGCACTGGCCCGCCAGCTGGCCCCGCTGCGGGCGGGCTCCGGTGCGGACGGCGAGGAACCGCTGCTGTCCGCCCTGGACTTCACCGATCTGCTGAACATCGGCGACGCCGGTTCCCTGGACGTCGCGCGTACCTGGCGGCCCCGGACGCTGGCCGAGCGGCTGCGGGTGCCGATCGGCGTCGACCGTGACGGCCAGCCGGTCATGCTGGACATCAAGGAAGCCTCGCAGCAGGGCATGGGCCCGCACGGTCTGTGTGTCGGTGCGACCGGTTCCGGCAAGTCCGAGGTGCTGCGCACCCTGGTGCTCGCCCTGGCGGTCACGCACTCCTCGGAGACCCTCAACTTCATCCTCGCCGACTTCAAGGGTGGCGCCACCTTCACCGGTATGTCGGAGATGCCGCACGTCGCGGCGGTCATCACCAACCTCGGTGAGGACGTCACCCTGATCGACCGCATGCGCGACTCGATCACCGGTGAACTCCAGCGCCGCCAGGAGCTGCTGCGCTCCGCCGGCAACTACGCCAACATCACCGACTACGAGAAGGCGCGTGCCGCGGGTGCCCCGCTGGACCCGCTGCCCTCGCTGGTGATGATCATCGACGAGTTCTCCGAGCTGCTCGCCGCCAAGCCGGACTTCATCGAGATGTTCATCCAGATCGGCCGGATCGGCCGTTCCATGGGTGTGCACATGCTGCTCGCCTCGCAGCGTCTGGAAGAGGGCAAGCTGCGGGGGCTGGACACCTTCCTGTCCTACCGGCTGGGTCTGCGGACGTTCTCCGCGGCCGAGTCGCGGACCGCGATCGGTGTGCCGGACGCCTACCACCTGCCGAACGTCCCCGGTTCCGGCATCCTGAAGTACGACACCGAGACGATGGTCCAGTTCAAGGCCGCGTATGTCTCGGGTACCTACCGCGGCCCGGGTGGCGGTGGCCGCAGCGGCCCCGGCGGCCGGACGATGCGGATGCCGGTGCCGTTCACCGCGGCCCCGGTCGTCGAGCAGATCGTCGAGGAGCCGGTCTCCGTGGAAGCGGCCGAGCCGGAGGTCGACGACGCGCTGGCCGACACCGTGCTGGACGTCATGGTCCAGCGGATGCAGGGCCAGGGCCCGCCGGCGCACCAGGTGTGGCTGCCCCCGCTGGAGGAGGCGCCCACGGTCAACCAGCTGCTGCCGGCGCTCGCGGTCACGCCCGAACGGGGCGTGCACGCCGCGGAGTACACCGCGCTCGGCAAGCTCGTGGTGCCGGTCGCGCTGGTGGACAAGCCGTTCGAGCAGCGGCGTGACGTGATGTACCTGGACTTCTCCGCCGGTGCCGGTCACGGTCTGGTCGTGGGTGGTCCGCAGTCCGGCAAGTCCACCCTCGTCCGGTCCGCGATCGCCTCGTTCGCGCTCACCCACACCCCGGCCGAGGTGCAGTTCTACTGCCTCGACTTCGGTGGCGGCGGCATGCTGGCCCTGGAGGGCCTGCCGCACGTCGGCGGGGTCGCCTCGCGCCTGGACGCGGAGAAGGTGCGCCGTACGGTCGCCGAGGTCGTCGGCATCCTCAACGAGCGGGAGGAATTCTTCCGCTCGAACAGCATCGACTCGATCGCGACCTACCGCCAGCGGCGGGCCGCGGGCGCCTTCCCCGACCAGAAGTGGGGCGACGTCTTCCTCATCATCGATGGCTGGGGCACGTTCAAGACGGACTACGAGCAGCTCGACCCGGTGATCCTGGACATCGCCGGCCGCGGTCTGGGCTTCGGTATCCACCTGATCCTCGCCGGCTCGCGCTACACCGAGGTGCGGCCCGCGCTGCGGGACCAGCTCCTCAACCGCGTCGAGCTGCGCCTGGGTGACCCGATGGAGTCGGAGTTCGACCGCAAGCGCGCGGAGAACGTCCCGATGGGCAAGCCGGGCCGCGGTATGTCCCCCGAGAAGCTCGACTTCCTGGCGGCGCTGCCGCGTCTGGACGGGATGAGCGACCCGGAGACCCTCAGCGACGGCATGGCCAACCTGGTGGAGACGGTCAGCGAGCACTGGCAGGGCGAGCCCGCCCCCAAGGTGCGGATGCTGCCGACGATGCTGCGCGCCACCGACCTGCCCAAGGGCAACGACTACCCCGACCACGGGATCGCGATCGGTGTCGACGAGACCACGCTGTCGCCGGCGTTCATCGACTTCGAGACCGACCCGCTGCTGGTCATCTACGGCGAGAGCGAGTCGGGCAAGTCGTCGCTGCTGCGCCTGCTGACCAAGCAGATCGCCGAGCGGTACCCGTCCGACAAGGCGCTCATGGTGGTCTCGGACTACCGGCGCGCGCTGCTGGGCGAGGTGCCGGAGAGCCATCTGTACAAGTACTGCGCGGCGGGACCGCAGTTGCAGGAGGTCATCACGGGGCTGGCCGGTTCGCTGGGCCGCCGGATGCCCGGACCGGACGTCACGCCGGAGCAGCTGCGCAACCGCAGCTGGTACGACCTGCCGGACGCGTTCGTGATCGTGGACGACTACGACCTGGTGGCGACCAGCAGCGGCAACCCGCTGCAGCCGCTGCTGGAGTACCTGCCGTTCGCCCGTGACCTGGGTCTGCGCCTGATCATCGCACGCAGCTCCTCGGGCGCCGGACGGTCGTCCTTCGAGCCGGTCATGCAGCGCACCAAGGAGCTCGGTGCGCAGGGTCTGATCCTCTCGGCCGACCCGGCCGAGGGCCCGCTGATGGGCAACGTCAAGGGCCAGAGGCTGACGCCCGGCCGGGCGACGTTCATCACGCGCAAGCGCGGTGCGCAGCTGGTCCAGACGGGCTGGCTGCCGACGAGCAGCTGACGCGGCACACCACAACGGCGGTGGGGCGCCCCTCCTGGGAGGGGCGCCCCACCGCCGTTTCGTGGGGGCGACCGGAGTCCGGTGTGTCCGGATCGGTGCCGGTTCCGGTGTCGGTTCCGGTGCCGGTGGTTCGGGTCAGCCGAAGGCGCCGTGCTGGGTGACGTCGGGGCCGGCCGGGCCGTCGCCCGCCGCGGCGGGTGCGGTGGCCGTCCCCTTGGACTCCGTCCCCTTCGTGTCCGTCCTGTCCTTCGGGGGCCGTTCGTCGCCCGGGGCCGGTTCGGCGCCGGCCGGCCGGCTCCGTACGCCCTTGGCGAGGCCCTCGCCGCCGCGCGTCTTCGCCTCGCCGTCCCGCGCCGGGCCGAACGGGTCGGGGCCGAGCGGTGCGGTGGAGGTGTCCCACTGGTGCGCCACGACCGGGCCCTGGCCCCGGCCGCCGCCCCCGCCGCGCTTGCCGAAGGCGCCGCCGAGGCCGTTGGCCAGCTGGCCGAGCGCCATGAAGCCGTAGGCGGTCTCGTTGCCGGACGAGGACGGCGCGGCGCCGGCGGAACGGTCCACCGGTGGTGCGCCGTGGCCCTTGCCGTGCCCGCCGTCCGTGCCGTCCTCGGCCTCGGGGGGCGCGGCGGCAGCGGTCTCCAGGTCGGCGGCGGCCAGTTCGAAGGCCGGCAGCGACTCGTCGACGGACCGCTTGAGGCGGTGCCACTCCCCGGCGAACGCCTCGCCCGCCGGACCGTGCCAGTTGGCCGCGGCGGCGGTGGCGACCTTCCGGTCCAGGTCGCGGACGAGGCCGTCGAGGTGCTTGCCCATCTCCCGCCAGCCGGCCGCCGCTTCGTGCAGGGCCTCGGGGTTGCGCCGCTCGCTCATGTGACGCTCCGGATCATCTCGTCCAGCTCTTCCTCGGCCGCCTGCCAGTGCGCGACGGTCTCCTTGATTCCTCCGCCGACCTCGCGCAGCCGCTGCTGGAGCTGGACGAGGGCGTGCTCGGCCTGCTCGTACAGCTCACGGTGGGGCCGCGCCGCCTCGTCGCCGCCGAAACCCTCCCGCAGCGCCTCGGCGTCCGCCCGCCGTCTGAATGCGGCCAGCTGCCGGCTCAGTTCCTCCGCACGTGCCTCGAAGGCCGCACCGAGTGTGTGCAACTCCTCCGTACTGAGCCGGACTTCGTCGGACATGATTTCTCCCCGAATTGAATGACAGCTGCCTGCCGGCATCGCCTCACAGGTCTAGCACACCCGCAATAGCCCCGAAGCCTTCCGCGAAGCGGCCGCCGGCGGCGAGCGGAATGCATACGCAGCGATATGCGGCAATACCGACAACACCCGCCTTGACGACCTGTTCACACCCGTCATTAGACTCTGGACGCCGGTGCCGCACATGCGGTTGCTGTGCCATCACGTTCAAGGGGGCAGAGATGAGCAATGAGCGGCAGATCCAGGACGAGGACCTGATGGACGTCGCCCAGGACCCGGAGCAGGCGCACCGGCTGCGCAAGGCGCTGAAGGTCCTGGCGGACAACCCCAATGTGGGCGGCAAACTCCAGGAGATGGCCCGGGAAGTGCTCTCCGGCCGGATCGGCATGAAGGACGCCATCGAGACGCCGGGGTACATGGA belongs to Streptomyces sp. NBC_01454 and includes:
- the rpsO gene encoding 30S ribosomal protein S15 gives rise to the protein MSLDAATKKQIMAEFATKEGDTGSPEVQVAMLSRRISDLTEHLKTHKHDHHSRRGLLLLVGQRRRLLQYLAKKDITRFRALVERLGIRRGAAGAK
- the eccD gene encoding type VII secretion integral membrane protein EccD encodes the protein MSTSTGTGFCRVTVAAPDARIDVALPEDVALVDIYPEILRLSGQSQAEGAPTGYHLVRRDGTVLDAGQSLAQQQILDGDLLLLKPFAESLPLPVFDDVSDAVASAVKRNRSRWSDDLMHVVGLSAGVLLLVMMAFALWFSNPLNRDMHRLPGIIAGVVGIVLVALAGVRARVYDDHGSSIALGLAALPHLLLAGSGIFPVDQGSGPGRLHLLVGCVVVLIASVLLVVLLPRGDAPFVAAAFLAAIGTLAVFAAILTGAAPREVAAVTAVVSIALVAWLPGLSARFARLPIGYKSPDQIAKGSYDNGGETESVDFVKIANQAKRGHELLLGLVAGCAALVVGSAGVVLGFSDNMWAQLLALAAGITIMLRARLFDYTAQVACLTIAGILTIVLLILGIALNPPSDIFVDLLRFQDSGPLNIRTVWFSSSIAAGAALLVGVGLIVPRKGVTPFWGRIFDIFDGLFLLSLVPLCLAVLEVYGKVRGLTGS
- the eccCa gene encoding type VII secretion protein EccCa gives rise to the protein MSVVIVKRPPRALPPEVPSEEVTLEAPPELPREGESENMLMTLMPMMGMASSAGFLFMGNQPFMKIMGGFMVASTLAMAIVQIVKARQGPSGQMLQERQDYLKYLTQKRKEVRRTARKQRDAQLYTHPDPSQLWSIVAEGKRVWERRTTDPDFGQVRLGLGPQQLATPLRAPETAPVDELEPLTAHAMKEFLDKHGHLDSLPLAVSLRAFYHLTVSGDPDTVYGASRAIIAQLCTLHSPEDLVVAVVAAPGAQAEWEWTKWLPHVQDKSTDGAGSRRLVVGDLGEIEELLADELEGRGRFSPQGTPVTDTPHVVLVLDGGEVPMDSVIAGAEGLQGVTILEVVPGDLDEIRGGLAVQVWPGKLMLESAGGAVYHGVCDTLSIPEAEALARQLAPLRAGSGADGEEPLLSALDFTDLLNIGDAGSLDVARTWRPRTLAERLRVPIGVDRDGQPVMLDIKEASQQGMGPHGLCVGATGSGKSEVLRTLVLALAVTHSSETLNFILADFKGGATFTGMSEMPHVAAVITNLGEDVTLIDRMRDSITGELQRRQELLRSAGNYANITDYEKARAAGAPLDPLPSLVMIIDEFSELLAAKPDFIEMFIQIGRIGRSMGVHMLLASQRLEEGKLRGLDTFLSYRLGLRTFSAAESRTAIGVPDAYHLPNVPGSGILKYDTETMVQFKAAYVSGTYRGPGGGGRSGPGGRTMRMPVPFTAAPVVEQIVEEPVSVEAAEPEVDDALADTVLDVMVQRMQGQGPPAHQVWLPPLEEAPTVNQLLPALAVTPERGVHAAEYTALGKLVVPVALVDKPFEQRRDVMYLDFSAGAGHGLVVGGPQSGKSTLVRSAIASFALTHTPAEVQFYCLDFGGGGMLALEGLPHVGGVASRLDAEKVRRTVAEVVGILNEREEFFRSNSIDSIATYRQRRAAGAFPDQKWGDVFLIIDGWGTFKTDYEQLDPVILDIAGRGLGFGIHLILAGSRYTEVRPALRDQLLNRVELRLGDPMESEFDRKRAENVPMGKPGRGMSPEKLDFLAALPRLDGMSDPETLSDGMANLVETVSEHWQGEPAPKVRMLPTMLRATDLPKGNDYPDHGIAIGVDETTLSPAFIDFETDPLLVIYGESESGKSSLLRLLTKQIAERYPSDKALMVVSDYRRALLGEVPESHLYKYCAAGPQLQEVITGLAGSLGRRMPGPDVTPEQLRNRSWYDLPDAFVIVDDYDLVATSSGNPLQPLLEYLPFARDLGLRLIIARSSSGAGRSSFEPVMQRTKELGAQGLILSADPAEGPLMGNVKGQRLTPGRATFITRKRGAQLVQTGWLPTSS
- a CDS encoding WXG100 family type VII secretion target, yielding MSERRNPEALHEAAAGWREMGKHLDGLVRDLDRKVATAAAANWHGPAGEAFAGEWHRLKRSVDESLPAFELAAADLETAAAAPPEAEDGTDGGHGKGHGAPPVDRSAGAAPSSSGNETAYGFMALGQLANGLGGAFGKRGGGGGRGQGPVVAHQWDTSTAPLGPDPFGPARDGEAKTRGGEGLAKGVRSRPAGAEPAPGDERPPKDRTDTKGTESKGTATAPAAAGDGPAGPDVTQHGAFG